A genomic region of Dreissena polymorpha isolate Duluth1 chromosome 4, UMN_Dpol_1.0, whole genome shotgun sequence contains the following coding sequences:
- the LOC127877464 gene encoding uncharacterized protein LOC127877464 yields MGALMTKKVPPAPKRRRKAGGHVTDYNPNPVRKRPRTSKSWRDARYITNLCQQGRSATMVDLTQAGRDQQKQINKNLPPPRWQSKWEVDMRPDPNDISAAVKSKTTLKPWKSMPIPTTAESTDKSTAANSRNTSRRGRRRRPQDRRSGLASARSNMTAVEETEKFERVSVSSIQMDGFSMLYKTDARTDSVFDMTLRLWQVEPKKRGLKWFLADTHHTKEQHPSEIVQRSVKPYTSIVKTISHKPIQPTIVEED; encoded by the exons ATGGGAGCATTAATGACCAAGAAGGTTCCACCGGCCCCTAAGCGGCGCCGCAAGGCTGGAGGTCACGTGACCGACTACAATCCGAATCCGGTGCGGAAGAGGCCCCGGACCAGTAAGAGTTGGCGAGACGCCCGATACATCACGAACCTCTGTCAG CAAGGACGCAGCGCAACCATGGTTGACCTTACCCAAGCCGGGCGAGATCAACAGAAACAGATCAATAAAAACCTTCCACCGCCG AGATGGCAGAGCAAGTGGGAGGTAGACATGCGGCCCGACCCCAATGACATCAGTGCCGCCGTGAAATCCAAGACCACACTGAAACCATGGAAGAGCATGCCGATACCGACGACCGCGGAGTCCACCGATAAGAGCACGGCGGCAAACTCCCGAAACACGAGTCGTCGGGGCCGGCGACGGCGACCGCAAGACCGGCGCTCAGGTCTAGCGTCTGCGCGCTCCAACATGACAGCCGTCGAGGAGACTGAGAAATTCGAGCGTGTGAGCGTCTCCTCGATACAGATGGACGGCTTCAGCATGCTGTACAAGACAGACGCGCGCACGGACAGCGTGTTCGACATGACCTTGCGCCTGTGGCAGGTGGAACCCAAGAAGCGAGGTCTCAAGTGGTTTCTGGCGGATACACACCATACTAAGGAGCAGCACCCCAGCGAGATTGTACAGCGCTCCGTGAAACCCTACACGTCCATTGTGAAGACGATCTCGCATAAACCGATTCAACCAACCATTGTAGAAGAGGATTAG